The Pararge aegeria chromosome 8, ilParAegt1.1, whole genome shotgun sequence genome window below encodes:
- the LOC120625682 gene encoding E3 ubiquitin-protein ligase Hakai isoform X3: MNGEKRNSRGRGRGRGRGRGRGRGRGRGKKVAKVMSSDEEECSVEETVQDQEETMVEEVKEEPEPSEPVKMEVPSDISQLEAPVFTTLQRGPPEPMLRLDWSHRATLIGEKVLNPMIYCCDICSKPILIYGRMIPCKHVFCLSCARAEHTHCPRCREKVLRVEQTGLGTVFMCTHSGTRYGNTGCRRTYLSQRDLQAHINHRHVSAGGENKQEPEPPPPSVAIVKPLSVPSSANDPRSHAHGVGDRLRGPRTNLITVPIHDQPDSHNYYSYYQPVPPPAMPSVSSVAVLPHALSVPPPPYYAAAPYAAPPATYVGQPGPTLTTNVAGVSPMQSSVPIATVNPISESPRWPDGYQQPGVPVQQWPPQAQHHYYR; encoded by the exons ATGAACGGAGAGAAGAGAAATTCTCGCGGTAGAGGCAGAGGTCGTGGCCGTGGGAGAGGTCGCGGTCGAGGGCGCGGAAGGGGCAAGAAAGTGGCAAAAGTGATGTCCTCTGATGAGGAGGAGTGCTCTGTGGAAGAGACTGTGCAGGACCAGGAGGAAACTATGGTGGAGGAAGTTAAAGAAGAGCCTGAGCCAAGTGAACCTGTCAAAA TGGAAGTCCCATCAGACATATCCCAGCTTGAGGCACCAGTGTTTACAACCCTGCAGAGAGGTCCCCCAGAGCCCATGCTTAGATTGGACTGGAGCCACCGTGCTACACTCATTGGGGAGAAAGTGCTTAACCCTATGATATATTGTTGTGATATCTGCTCCAAACCTATACTCATTTACGGTAGAATG ATACCATGTAAACATGTGTTTTGCTTGTCTTGTGCTAGAGCTGAGCATACTCACTGCCCACGCTGTAGGGAAAAG GTGTTAAGGGTTGAACAAACTGGTCTTGGCACAGTTTTCATGTGCACCCACTCTGGAACTAGATATGGCAATACCGGATGCAGAAGAACCTATTTGTCTCAg CGAGACTTACAAGCTCACATAAACCACAGACATGTCTCCGCGGGAGGGGAAAACAAACAAGAGCCGGAGCCCCCGCCTCCCTCAGTCGCCATAGTCAAACCTCTTTCc GTGCCGAGCAGTGCTAACGACCCACGCTCGCATGCTCACGGTGTAGGCGATCGGCTACGGGGGCCGCGTACCAACCTAATCACCGTGCCCATACACGACCAGCCGGACTCGCACAACTACTATTCATACTAccag CCGGTGCCGCCGCCCGCCATGCCATCAGTGTCGTCAGTGGCGGTGCTCCCTCACGCACTGAGCGTGCCGCCACCTCCGTATTACGCGGCCGCGCCCTACGCCGCACCGCCTGCCACCTACGTCGGACAGCCTG GTCCAACGCTGACGACCAACGTGGCGGGTGTGTCTCCAATGCAGAGCTCCGTGCCCATTGCAACTGTCAACCCCATCTCGGAAAGTCCGCGTTGGCCGGACGGCTACCAGCAACCCGGCGTGCCGGTCCAACAGTGGCCGCCGCAGGCCCAACACCACTACTATAG gTAG
- the LOC120625682 gene encoding E3 ubiquitin-protein ligase Hakai isoform X1, whose translation MNGEKRNSRGRGRGRGRGRGRGRGRGRGKKVAKVMSSDEEECSVEETVQDQEETMVEEVKEEPEPSEPVKMEVPSDISQLEAPVFTTLQRGPPEPMLRLDWSHRATLIGEKVLNPMIYCCDICSKPILIYGRMIPCKHVFCLSCARAEHTHCPRCREKVLRVEQTGLGTVFMCTHSGTRYGNTGCRRTYLSQRDLQAHINHRHVSAGGENKQEPEPPPPSVAIVKPLSVPSSANDPRSHAHGVGDRLRGPRTNLITVPIHDQPDSHNYYSYYQQQNPQPVPPPAMPSVSSVAVLPHALSVPPPPYYAAAPYAAPPATYVGQPGPTLTTNVAGVSPMQSSVPIATVNPISESPRWPDGYQQPGVPVQQWPPQAQHHYYR comes from the exons ATGAACGGAGAGAAGAGAAATTCTCGCGGTAGAGGCAGAGGTCGTGGCCGTGGGAGAGGTCGCGGTCGAGGGCGCGGAAGGGGCAAGAAAGTGGCAAAAGTGATGTCCTCTGATGAGGAGGAGTGCTCTGTGGAAGAGACTGTGCAGGACCAGGAGGAAACTATGGTGGAGGAAGTTAAAGAAGAGCCTGAGCCAAGTGAACCTGTCAAAA TGGAAGTCCCATCAGACATATCCCAGCTTGAGGCACCAGTGTTTACAACCCTGCAGAGAGGTCCCCCAGAGCCCATGCTTAGATTGGACTGGAGCCACCGTGCTACACTCATTGGGGAGAAAGTGCTTAACCCTATGATATATTGTTGTGATATCTGCTCCAAACCTATACTCATTTACGGTAGAATG ATACCATGTAAACATGTGTTTTGCTTGTCTTGTGCTAGAGCTGAGCATACTCACTGCCCACGCTGTAGGGAAAAG GTGTTAAGGGTTGAACAAACTGGTCTTGGCACAGTTTTCATGTGCACCCACTCTGGAACTAGATATGGCAATACCGGATGCAGAAGAACCTATTTGTCTCAg CGAGACTTACAAGCTCACATAAACCACAGACATGTCTCCGCGGGAGGGGAAAACAAACAAGAGCCGGAGCCCCCGCCTCCCTCAGTCGCCATAGTCAAACCTCTTTCc GTGCCGAGCAGTGCTAACGACCCACGCTCGCATGCTCACGGTGTAGGCGATCGGCTACGGGGGCCGCGTACCAACCTAATCACCGTGCCCATACACGACCAGCCGGACTCGCACAACTACTATTCATACTAccag CAGCAAAATCCGCAGCCGGTGCCGCCGCCCGCCATGCCATCAGTGTCGTCAGTGGCGGTGCTCCCTCACGCACTGAGCGTGCCGCCACCTCCGTATTACGCGGCCGCGCCCTACGCCGCACCGCCTGCCACCTACGTCGGACAGCCTG GTCCAACGCTGACGACCAACGTGGCGGGTGTGTCTCCAATGCAGAGCTCCGTGCCCATTGCAACTGTCAACCCCATCTCGGAAAGTCCGCGTTGGCCGGACGGCTACCAGCAACCCGGCGTGCCGGTCCAACAGTGGCCGCCGCAGGCCCAACACCACTACTATAG gTAG
- the LOC120625682 gene encoding E3 ubiquitin-protein ligase Hakai isoform X2 produces MNGEKRNSRGRGRGRGRGRGRGRGRGRGKKVAKVMSSDEEECSVEETVQDQEETMVEEVKEEPEPSEPVKMEVPSDISQLEAPVFTTLQRGPPEPMLRLDWSHRATLIGEKVLNPMIYCCDICSKPILIYGRMIPCKHVFCLSCARAEHTHCPRCREKVLRVEQTGLGTVFMCTHSGTRYGNTGCRRTYLSQRDLQAHINHRHVSAGGENKQEPEPPPPSVAIVKPLSVPSSANDPRSHAHGVGDRLRGPRTNLITVPIHDQPDSHNYYSYYQQNPQPVPPPAMPSVSSVAVLPHALSVPPPPYYAAAPYAAPPATYVGQPGPTLTTNVAGVSPMQSSVPIATVNPISESPRWPDGYQQPGVPVQQWPPQAQHHYYR; encoded by the exons ATGAACGGAGAGAAGAGAAATTCTCGCGGTAGAGGCAGAGGTCGTGGCCGTGGGAGAGGTCGCGGTCGAGGGCGCGGAAGGGGCAAGAAAGTGGCAAAAGTGATGTCCTCTGATGAGGAGGAGTGCTCTGTGGAAGAGACTGTGCAGGACCAGGAGGAAACTATGGTGGAGGAAGTTAAAGAAGAGCCTGAGCCAAGTGAACCTGTCAAAA TGGAAGTCCCATCAGACATATCCCAGCTTGAGGCACCAGTGTTTACAACCCTGCAGAGAGGTCCCCCAGAGCCCATGCTTAGATTGGACTGGAGCCACCGTGCTACACTCATTGGGGAGAAAGTGCTTAACCCTATGATATATTGTTGTGATATCTGCTCCAAACCTATACTCATTTACGGTAGAATG ATACCATGTAAACATGTGTTTTGCTTGTCTTGTGCTAGAGCTGAGCATACTCACTGCCCACGCTGTAGGGAAAAG GTGTTAAGGGTTGAACAAACTGGTCTTGGCACAGTTTTCATGTGCACCCACTCTGGAACTAGATATGGCAATACCGGATGCAGAAGAACCTATTTGTCTCAg CGAGACTTACAAGCTCACATAAACCACAGACATGTCTCCGCGGGAGGGGAAAACAAACAAGAGCCGGAGCCCCCGCCTCCCTCAGTCGCCATAGTCAAACCTCTTTCc GTGCCGAGCAGTGCTAACGACCCACGCTCGCATGCTCACGGTGTAGGCGATCGGCTACGGGGGCCGCGTACCAACCTAATCACCGTGCCCATACACGACCAGCCGGACTCGCACAACTACTATTCATACTAccag CAAAATCCGCAGCCGGTGCCGCCGCCCGCCATGCCATCAGTGTCGTCAGTGGCGGTGCTCCCTCACGCACTGAGCGTGCCGCCACCTCCGTATTACGCGGCCGCGCCCTACGCCGCACCGCCTGCCACCTACGTCGGACAGCCTG GTCCAACGCTGACGACCAACGTGGCGGGTGTGTCTCCAATGCAGAGCTCCGTGCCCATTGCAACTGTCAACCCCATCTCGGAAAGTCCGCGTTGGCCGGACGGCTACCAGCAACCCGGCGTGCCGGTCCAACAGTGGCCGCCGCAGGCCCAACACCACTACTATAG gTAG